The following are encoded in a window of Providencia rettgeri genomic DNA:
- the degS gene encoding outer membrane-stress sensor serine endopeptidase DegS yields MVKKLTVSVMLGLLTALIIIIAVPSLRPQGLADLLYGKTNSEPVSYNKAVRRAAPAVVYVYSSSKGSFSQSGRELKSLGSGVIMSPNGYIITNKHVVDNPDQILVALQDGAIFDALLVGSDALTDLAVLKIDADNLPVIPINTQRITHVGDVVLAIGNPYNIGQTVTQGIISATGRVGLSSTRRQNFLQTDASINSGNSGGALINTEGELVGINTLSFTAGQGITSEGLSFAIPTALATKIMDKLIRDGRVIRGYIGITARELPQIRSNNNNINQIQGLRVFQVAPNGPAAKAGIVQGDIILSVDGKPAISAAETMDLVAEIRPGSKVPVQILHEGEMKTVDVIIEENPEGQSG; encoded by the coding sequence ATGGTAAAGAAGCTAACTGTTTCTGTCATGCTAGGCCTATTAACTGCGTTGATTATCATCATTGCGGTACCTTCATTGCGCCCTCAAGGTTTAGCGGATTTACTGTATGGCAAAACGAATAGTGAACCAGTCAGTTATAACAAAGCAGTACGCCGTGCTGCCCCTGCCGTCGTTTATGTTTACAGTAGTTCAAAAGGGAGTTTTTCCCAGTCTGGTCGTGAACTTAAATCACTCGGCTCAGGCGTGATCATGAGTCCAAATGGTTATATCATTACTAATAAACATGTGGTTGATAATCCAGATCAAATCTTAGTTGCGCTACAGGACGGCGCGATTTTTGATGCATTACTGGTAGGCTCTGATGCACTAACTGACCTTGCGGTATTGAAAATTGATGCCGATAACCTCCCCGTGATCCCTATTAATACTCAACGTATTACCCATGTGGGGGATGTCGTCCTCGCTATAGGGAACCCATACAACATAGGGCAAACCGTCACTCAAGGCATTATCAGTGCGACTGGTCGTGTTGGCTTAAGCTCCACTCGTAGACAAAATTTCTTACAAACCGATGCCTCCATCAACTCAGGTAACTCAGGCGGAGCTCTAATAAATACCGAAGGCGAGTTAGTAGGCATTAACACCCTTTCCTTCACTGCCGGGCAAGGTATTACCTCAGAAGGTCTCAGCTTTGCCATTCCAACAGCCCTCGCAACCAAAATCATGGATAAACTGATCCGTGATGGACGAGTGATCCGCGGTTACATTGGTATTACGGCTCGGGAATTGCCACAAATCAGGTCTAACAACAATAATATCAATCAAATACAAGGGCTTCGTGTTTTCCAAGTTGCACCAAACGGTCCAGCAGCTAAAGCGGGTATTGTGCAAGGGGACATTATTTTATCTGTCGATGGTAAACCGGCGATTTCCGCCGCTGAGACGATGGATTTAGTCGCCGAAATTCGTCCGGGTAGTAAAGTCCCTGTACAGATTTTACATGAAGGCGAAATGAAAACGGTTGATGTGATTATTGAAGAGAACCCCGAAGGGCAATCTGGCTAA
- the rplM gene encoding 50S ribosomal protein L13 encodes MKTFTAKPETVKRDWYVVDADGKTLGRLATEIASRLRGKHKAEYTPHVDTGDYIIVLNAEKIAVTGKKREDKIYYRHTGHVGGIKQATFEEMIARSPERVLEIAVKGMLPKGPLGRAMYRKLKVYAGNEHNHAAQQPQVLDI; translated from the coding sequence ATGAAAACTTTTACAGCTAAACCAGAAACCGTAAAACGCGACTGGTACGTTGTTGATGCAGATGGCAAAACTTTAGGCCGTCTTGCAACAGAAATTGCTAGCCGTCTGCGCGGTAAGCATAAAGCGGAATACACTCCGCACGTGGATACTGGTGATTACATCATCGTTCTGAATGCAGAAAAAATTGCTGTTACCGGCAAAAAACGCGAAGACAAAATCTACTATCGCCACACTGGCCATGTAGGTGGAATCAAGCAAGCAACTTTCGAAGAAATGATTGCTCGCAGTCCTGAGCGTGTGCTTGAAATCGCGGTTAAAGGCATGTTGCCAAAAGGACCTCTGGGTCGTGCAATGTACCGTAAACTGAAAGTTTACGCAGGTAATGAGCACAACCACGCGGCTCAACAACCGCAAGTTCTTGACATTTAA
- the mlaC gene encoding phospholipid-binding protein MlaC — MFKRLMMVAMLVIAPFAMAVDQTNPYKLMDEAAAKTFNRLKSEQPKIKQDPEYLRTIVREELLPYVQIKYAGALVLGTYYKGATPAQREAYFTAFEDYLEQVYGQALAMYHGQTYQIAPEQPIGDKNIVAIRVTIIDTNGRPPVRLDFQWRKNSKTGYWQAYDMIAEGVSMITTKQNEWGDILRKQGIDGLTKQLEISAKAPITLEEKK, encoded by the coding sequence ATGTTTAAACGTTTAATGATGGTTGCCATGTTGGTTATTGCGCCGTTTGCGATGGCTGTAGACCAAACTAATCCGTATAAATTAATGGATGAGGCGGCAGCAAAAACTTTTAATCGGTTAAAATCTGAACAGCCAAAAATCAAGCAAGATCCTGAATACTTAAGAACTATCGTTCGTGAAGAACTGCTGCCTTATGTGCAAATTAAATACGCAGGGGCGTTAGTTTTAGGAACTTACTATAAAGGAGCAACACCTGCACAGCGTGAGGCTTATTTTACAGCATTCGAAGATTACCTTGAGCAGGTTTATGGTCAAGCTCTTGCGATGTACCATGGTCAAACTTACCAAATTGCACCTGAGCAACCTATTGGCGATAAAAACATTGTTGCAATTCGCGTAACAATTATCGATACCAATGGTCGTCCACCAGTGCGCTTAGATTTCCAATGGCGTAAAAATAGTAAAACAGGTTACTGGCAAGCGTATGACATGATCGCTGAAGGCGTAAGCATGATCACCACTAAACAAAATGAGTGGGGGGATATTCTACGCAAGCAAGGCATTGATGGTTTAACAAAACAGTTAGAAATTAGTGCCAAAGCGCCAATTACCTTAGAAGAGAAAAAATAG
- the rpsI gene encoding 30S ribosomal protein S9, with the protein MAENQYYGTGRRKSSSARVFIKPGSGNITINQRTLEQYFGRETARMVVRQPLELVEMLEKLDLYITVKGGGISGQAGAIRHGITRALMAYDETLRSDLRKAGFVTRDARSVERKKVGLRKARRRPQFSKR; encoded by the coding sequence ATGGCTGAAAATCAATACTACGGCACTGGTCGCCGCAAAAGCTCATCTGCTCGTGTCTTTATTAAGCCGGGTAGCGGTAACATCACAATCAATCAGCGTACACTGGAACAGTACTTTGGTCGCGAAACTGCGCGCATGGTCGTTCGTCAGCCGTTAGAATTGGTTGAAATGTTGGAAAAACTGGATCTGTACATCACTGTTAAAGGTGGTGGTATTTCAGGTCAAGCAGGCGCAATCCGTCACGGTATTACTCGTGCACTGATGGCTTATGATGAGACTCTTCGTTCTGATCTGCGTAAAGCTGGTTTCGTTACTCGTGATGCGCGTTCTGTTGAACGTAAGAAAGTGGGTCTGCGTAAAGCACGTCGTCGTCCACAGTTCTCCAAACGTTAA
- the zapE gene encoding cell division protein ZapE, with translation MSPMTPKMRYQQALADGNYQPDDVQKLAVERLDNIYHQLTSAASVAPNGKNNGFFSRLLGKSASNKTLTPVQGLYMWGGVGRGKTWLMDMFYESLPGDRKLRLHFHRFMKKVQEDLMSLQGQENPLDIIADEFKKQTDVLCFDEFFVSDITDAMILGTLLEGLFARGITLVATSNIIPDNLYRNGLQRARFLPAIEQIKKYCDVMNVDAGIDYRLRTLTQAHLFLSPINAQNRQHLDDIFVKLAGKPGEINPVLEVNHRKMQVLRSAEGVLAVEFKVLCEEPRSQNDYIYLSNCYHTVLLYDVPVMGTKDENPARRFLALVDEFYERKVKLVINAEVPMGSLYQGELLAFEYQRCLSRLQEMQSEEYLKIPHLA, from the coding sequence ATGTCACCGATGACCCCAAAAATGCGTTATCAACAAGCGCTAGCGGATGGCAATTATCAGCCTGATGACGTACAAAAGCTTGCCGTAGAACGTTTAGATAACATCTATCACCAACTGACGAGTGCTGCTTCAGTTGCGCCAAATGGAAAAAATAACGGTTTTTTTAGCCGATTACTCGGGAAAAGCGCATCAAATAAAACCCTGACTCCCGTTCAAGGTTTGTATATGTGGGGGGGCGTGGGGAGAGGTAAAACATGGTTAATGGACATGTTTTATGAAAGCTTGCCTGGTGATCGTAAACTTAGGCTGCATTTCCATCGCTTTATGAAAAAAGTGCAGGAAGATTTGATGTCCTTGCAGGGGCAGGAAAACCCTCTAGATATCATTGCAGATGAATTTAAAAAACAAACAGATGTATTATGTTTTGATGAATTTTTTGTCTCTGATATTACGGATGCAATGATCCTTGGAACACTGTTAGAGGGGTTGTTTGCCCGAGGGATCACATTGGTTGCGACATCAAATATTATTCCCGATAACTTATATCGCAATGGGTTACAGCGAGCGCGTTTTTTACCTGCCATCGAACAAATTAAAAAATATTGTGATGTGATGAATGTTGATGCCGGGATTGACTATCGCTTACGTACGTTGACGCAAGCTCACCTTTTTTTATCCCCAATTAATGCACAAAATCGCCAGCATCTGGATGACATTTTCGTCAAATTGGCGGGTAAGCCGGGGGAGATAAATCCGGTTTTAGAGGTTAATCACCGTAAAATGCAGGTTCTCCGTTCGGCTGAAGGCGTTTTAGCCGTTGAGTTTAAAGTGCTGTGTGAAGAGCCGCGTAGCCAAAATGACTATATTTACTTATCAAATTGTTACCACACGGTTTTGTTATACGATGTCCCAGTGATGGGCACGAAAGATGAAAACCCTGCGCGGCGTTTTCTTGCGCTGGTGGATGAGTTTTATGAACGTAAAGTGAAATTAGTGATCAATGCAGAAGTCCCGATGGGATCACTATATCAAGGGGAGCTTTTAGCTTTTGAATATCAACGCTGCTTATCACGACTCCAAGAAATGCAAAGTGAGGAATACTTAAAAATTCCACATTTGGCTTAA
- the ibaG gene encoding BolA family iron metabolism protein IbaG, which yields METNEIKQVLMEKLPLDEAIVTGDGSHFQVIAVGDMFDGMSRVKQQQAIYAPLMEYIADNRIHALSIKAYTPAQWERDRKLSGL from the coding sequence ATGGAAACCAACGAAATAAAACAAGTATTGATGGAAAAGTTGCCTCTGGATGAGGCTATTGTTACGGGCGATGGTAGCCACTTTCAGGTTATCGCTGTCGGTGACATGTTTGACGGTATGAGCCGTGTTAAGCAACAGCAAGCAATTTACGCGCCATTGATGGAATATATTGCGGATAACCGCATCCATGCTCTATCAATTAAAGCGTACACCCCTGCGCAATGGGAGCGCGACCGTAAACTTAGTGGCCTTTGA
- the murA gene encoding UDP-N-acetylglucosamine 1-carboxyvinyltransferase gives MDKFLVKGPTRLSGEVTISGAKNAALPILFAALLAEEPVEIQNVPHLRDIDTTIKLLNQLGTKVKRNGSVFVDASTVTTYCAPYDLVKTMRASIWALAPLVARFGHGEVSLPGGCAIGARPVDLHISGLEQLGANIVLEDGYVKATVDGRLKGACIVMDKVSVGATVSIMTAATLAEGTTIIENAAREPEIEDTANFLNTLGAKITGAGTDRIVIEGVERLGGGTYKVLPDRIETGTFLIAAAVSRGKVICRNARPDTLDAVLAKLREAGATIEIGDDWISLDMQGKRPKAVTIRTAPHPGFPTDMQAQFSLLNLVAEGAGLITETIFENRFMHIPELIRMGAHAEIESNTVLCHGVEKLTGAQVMATDLRASASLVIAGCIAEGTTTVDRIYHIDRGYEHIEDKLRGLGADIQRVHSND, from the coding sequence ATGGATAAGTTTTTAGTTAAAGGACCAACCCGCTTATCGGGTGAGGTTACTATTTCTGGCGCGAAAAACGCTGCGCTGCCAATCCTGTTCGCTGCTCTATTGGCTGAAGAGCCAGTAGAAATACAGAATGTCCCGCATTTGAGGGATATTGATACCACCATAAAATTGCTGAACCAGCTTGGTACGAAAGTAAAACGCAATGGCTCAGTCTTTGTGGATGCAAGCACCGTAACGACTTACTGCGCCCCATATGATCTCGTGAAAACAATGCGCGCTTCTATCTGGGCACTGGCACCACTAGTGGCACGTTTTGGTCATGGTGAAGTTTCTTTACCCGGGGGATGTGCTATTGGTGCTCGCCCTGTGGATTTACATATTTCAGGGTTAGAACAGTTAGGGGCAAATATTGTTCTGGAAGATGGTTATGTAAAAGCGACCGTTGATGGTCGCCTGAAAGGGGCTTGTATCGTGATGGATAAAGTCAGTGTCGGGGCTACCGTTTCTATTATGACTGCGGCGACATTAGCTGAAGGCACCACCATCATCGAAAACGCAGCGCGTGAGCCAGAAATTGAAGATACTGCCAATTTCTTAAATACCCTTGGTGCCAAAATCACAGGTGCAGGGACTGATCGCATTGTGATTGAAGGGGTTGAACGCTTAGGCGGTGGGACATACAAAGTGCTACCAGACCGTATTGAAACTGGCACATTTTTAATTGCCGCGGCAGTTTCTCGCGGTAAAGTTATTTGCCGTAATGCCCGTCCAGACACTTTGGATGCGGTATTAGCAAAATTGCGTGAAGCTGGCGCAACAATTGAAATCGGTGATGATTGGATTAGCCTCGATATGCAAGGTAAGCGCCCAAAAGCGGTGACTATCCGTACTGCGCCACATCCAGGCTTCCCAACAGATATGCAAGCACAGTTTAGTTTACTTAACTTAGTGGCTGAAGGCGCAGGGCTTATCACTGAAACGATTTTCGAAAACCGTTTTATGCATATCCCTGAACTGATCCGTATGGGAGCTCATGCTGAAATCGAAAGTAATACGGTACTGTGCCACGGCGTTGAGAAGTTAACAGGGGCGCAAGTTATGGCGACAGATTTACGTGCATCGGCAAGCCTTGTTATCGCTGGCTGCATTGCTGAAGGCACGACAACCGTTGACCGTATTTACCATATTGACCGTGGTTATGAGCATATTGAAGATAAACTGCGTGGTTTAGGGGCCGACATTCAGCGTGTTCATTCGAACGACTAA
- the mlaB gene encoding lipid asymmetry maintenance protein MlaB — protein MSHVLAWEKTGSTLHLTGSLDRDSLMSFWDKKSPLLEHIEKIDVSALTHVDSAGLAMLVRLKGEFKTKKQSLNIIGASDNLNTLIELYGVKTIILD, from the coding sequence ATGAGCCACGTATTGGCATGGGAAAAAACGGGTTCCACTTTGCATCTAACGGGTTCGTTAGATCGTGATTCATTAATGTCGTTTTGGGATAAAAAATCCCCATTGTTGGAACACATTGAAAAAATAGATGTTTCTGCTTTAACCCATGTTGACTCGGCAGGGCTTGCAATGTTAGTTCGCTTAAAAGGCGAGTTTAAAACTAAAAAGCAGTCTCTAAATATTATTGGTGCCAGTGATAACTTGAATACACTTATTGAGTTATATGGGGTGAAAACCATCATTCTGGACTAA
- the sspB gene encoding ClpXP protease specificity-enhancing factor — protein sequence MEMAAMSPRRPYLLRAHYEWLLDNDMTPHLVVDVTVPAVNVPMEFARDGQIVLNVAPRAVGNFEITNDEVRFNARFGGVPRQVYVPMAAIMAVYARENGAGMMFEPEAAYDAELSSDFNDVDDSHEEGITLVQDSPIEERNAEDPSDDEPPRPPKGRPALRVVK from the coding sequence ATGGAAATGGCAGCAATGTCACCACGTCGCCCTTATCTGTTACGTGCCCACTATGAGTGGTTACTTGATAACGATATGACACCGCATTTGGTGGTTGATGTCACTGTTCCTGCCGTTAACGTTCCAATGGAATTTGCTCGGGATGGACAAATTGTGTTGAATGTTGCGCCACGTGCTGTGGGTAACTTTGAGATTACTAATGACGAAGTCCGTTTTAATGCACGTTTTGGTGGCGTTCCTCGTCAAGTGTATGTCCCAATGGCTGCAATTATGGCTGTGTATGCACGTGAGAATGGCGCAGGAATGATGTTTGAACCTGAGGCAGCATATGATGCGGAGCTCTCTTCCGATTTTAACGATGTGGATGACTCACATGAAGAGGGGATCACATTAGTTCAAGATAGCCCAATAGAAGAGCGTAATGCAGAAGACCCTTCTGATGATGAACCACCAAGGCCACCGAAAGGTAGACCAGCGTTAAGAGTCGTTAAGTAG
- the mlaD gene encoding outer membrane lipid asymmetry maintenance protein MlaD, producing MQSKKSEIWVGCFMLLAIAAIIFLCLKVADLKSIGSQSTYQISASFENIGGLKEGSPIKVGGVVVGRVASITLDKKNYVPEVKIDLLSEYDNIPDSSSLSIRTSGLLGEQYIAMNIGPDDEELGISILKNGGRLEDTKPAMVLEDLIGQFLYKSGDSQGTEPASK from the coding sequence ATGCAAAGTAAAAAAAGTGAAATATGGGTTGGCTGTTTTATGTTGTTGGCGATAGCCGCAATTATTTTTTTGTGTTTAAAAGTCGCCGATTTGAAATCGATTGGTAGCCAATCCACCTATCAAATTTCAGCGTCTTTTGAAAATATTGGTGGCTTGAAAGAGGGGTCTCCAATCAAAGTTGGCGGTGTGGTGGTCGGTCGTGTTGCCAGTATTACACTCGATAAAAAGAACTATGTGCCTGAAGTGAAAATTGATTTATTGAGTGAATATGACAATATTCCAGATTCAAGTTCATTATCCATTCGTACCTCAGGGTTACTCGGCGAACAATATATTGCCATGAATATCGGCCCAGATGATGAAGAATTAGGTATTTCTATCTTGAAAAATGGTGGACGCCTTGAGGATACTAAGCCAGCAATGGTGTTGGAGGATTTAATCGGGCAGTTCTTATATAAGAGTGGCGATAGCCAAGGCACTGAGCCTGCATCTAAGTAA
- the zapG gene encoding Z-ring associated protein ZapG yields the protein MTWEYALIGLIVGFIIGALVVRYGNPKLRQQKTAQAELDKKSTELEEYRKELVSHFARSAELLDKMARDYRQLYQHMAQSSSELMPDMPAQDNPFNYRLTESEADNDQVPVKMPPRDYSDGASGLFRPIEEKEK from the coding sequence ATGACCTGGGAGTATGCATTAATCGGATTGATTGTGGGTTTTATCATCGGTGCATTAGTTGTCCGCTATGGTAATCCAAAACTTCGCCAACAAAAAACAGCGCAAGCTGAGCTAGACAAAAAAAGTACTGAGCTTGAAGAGTACCGTAAAGAATTAGTCAGCCATTTTGCGCGTAGCGCAGAATTATTGGATAAAATGGCACGTGATTACCGTCAGCTATACCAACATATGGCACAAAGTTCATCTGAATTAATGCCAGATATGCCAGCACAAGATAACCCGTTTAATTATCGTCTAACGGAGTCTGAAGCCGATAACGATCAAGTCCCCGTAAAAATGCCACCAAGAGATTACTCAGATGGCGCATCGGGCTTATTCCGCCCTATCGAAGAGAAAGAAAAGTAA
- the sspA gene encoding stringent starvation protein SspA: MAVAPNKRSVMTLFSGPTDIFSHQVRIVLAEKGVSVEIEHVEPGHPPQDLIDLNPYQSVPTLVDRELTLYDPLIIMEYLDERFPHPPLMPVYPVARGTSRQLMHRIEKDWYSLMHKVEKGSAQEADSARRQLTEELIAVSPVFAEMPFFMSDEFSLVDCYLAPLLWRLPVLGIELKPANSKHLQMYMQRVFERDAFLASLTELEREMRLSARG; the protein is encoded by the coding sequence ATGGCTGTCGCTCCTAACAAACGTTCGGTAATGACATTGTTCTCAGGCCCAACTGACATTTTTAGCCATCAGGTGCGTATCGTCTTGGCAGAAAAAGGGGTTAGCGTTGAAATTGAACATGTTGAACCCGGTCATCCGCCTCAAGATCTCATTGATCTCAACCCTTACCAAAGCGTTCCGACATTGGTTGACCGTGAACTGACTTTATATGATCCGCTAATTATCATGGAATACCTTGATGAGCGTTTCCCTCATCCGCCACTGATGCCTGTTTACCCTGTTGCACGTGGAACGAGCCGCCAATTAATGCATCGCATTGAAAAAGATTGGTATTCTCTGATGCACAAAGTAGAGAAAGGTAGCGCTCAGGAAGCAGATAGCGCTCGTCGTCAATTAACAGAAGAATTAATTGCCGTTTCACCTGTTTTCGCTGAAATGCCATTCTTTATGAGTGATGAATTTAGCTTAGTTGATTGCTACTTAGCACCGCTATTATGGCGTTTACCTGTATTGGGTATCGAGCTAAAACCGGCTAATAGCAAACATTTGCAAATGTATATGCAACGTGTGTTTGAACGTGATGCATTCTTAGCATCCTTGACGGAATTAGAGCGCGAAATGCGTCTGTCAGCAAGAGGCTAA
- the mlaE gene encoding lipid asymmetry maintenance ABC transporter permease subunit MlaE → MIIKAIAAFGRRWIDIFSAFGRAGYMLFRALLGKPEFAKQWPLLMKQLYSVGVQSLLIVAVSGLFIGMVLGLQGYLVLTTFSAEASLGMMVALSLLRELGPVVTALLFAGRAGSALTAEIGLMKATEQISSLEMMAVDPLRRVIAPRFWAGFISMPLLSLIFVAVGILGGALVGVDWKGIDEGFFWASMQSSIDWRLDLVNCVIKSLVFAFTVTWIALFNGYDAIPTSEGISQATTRTVVHASLSVLGLDFVLTALMFGN, encoded by the coding sequence ATGATAATAAAGGCGATAGCAGCCTTCGGACGTCGATGGATTGATATTTTTTCTGCCTTTGGACGAGCAGGTTACATGCTGTTTCGTGCCTTATTAGGAAAACCTGAATTTGCTAAACAGTGGCCGCTTCTGATGAAGCAGTTGTATTCTGTGGGCGTACAATCGTTATTGATTGTAGCAGTATCGGGTTTGTTTATAGGTATGGTGTTGGGGCTACAGGGTTACCTTGTCCTAACCACATTCAGCGCAGAAGCAAGTCTCGGAATGATGGTGGCGCTTTCATTATTAAGAGAGCTAGGGCCTGTTGTGACTGCTTTGTTATTTGCCGGGCGAGCAGGTTCTGCATTGACCGCTGAAATTGGCTTAATGAAAGCGACCGAACAAATTTCGAGCCTAGAAATGATGGCGGTTGACCCATTAAGACGGGTAATTGCTCCGCGTTTCTGGGCCGGCTTTATTAGTATGCCGCTGTTATCACTGATTTTTGTGGCTGTTGGTATTTTAGGTGGCGCATTGGTTGGTGTGGATTGGAAGGGGATTGATGAAGGCTTTTTCTGGGCATCAATGCAATCTTCTATCGACTGGCGACTCGATCTGGTTAACTGTGTTATCAAAAGCTTAGTATTTGCTTTCACCGTCACGTGGATCGCACTGTTTAATGGCTATGATGCAATTCCAACCTCGGAAGGGATCAGCCAAGCAACAACACGAACTGTTGTTCATGCGTCATTGTCTGTTTTAGGACTGGATTTCGTACTTACCGCACTGATGTTTGGGAACTAA
- a CDS encoding Do family serine endopeptidase, whose amino-acid sequence MKRKNFFLTAIAMSLGLSLATIPTVSSAALPATLPATEQSQNMPSLAPMLEKVLPAVVNIHVSGTRVQNQQIPEELKFFFGPNIPSQQQNVRPFEGLGSGVIIDAQQGYILTNNHVIDGADKIQIQLNDGREITVKLIGKDPQTDIALLKISNEKDIKNLTAVNMADSDKLRVGDFAVAVGNPFGLGQTATSGIISALGRSGLNLEGLENFIQTDASINRGNSGGALVNLNGELIGINTAILAPGGGNIGIGFAIPSNMAKNLSEQLIKHGEVKRGILGIKGTEMSSDIAKAFNIDAQRGAFVSEVLPKSSAAKAGIKSGDVLVSVDGKRINSFAELRAKIGTSQIGKEITIGLIRSGKPMDVKVVLENDEGSATRAEKLSESLLGATISNATVSNTRGVQVDSVTPKSPAAAIGLVKGDLIFGVNDQRVETIEQFRKIIDAKPPVLAMKVLRGGETLYLLMRN is encoded by the coding sequence ATGAAGAGAAAAAACTTTTTTCTTACCGCTATCGCAATGAGCTTAGGCTTATCATTGGCCACTATCCCAACAGTTAGTAGCGCTGCATTACCAGCGACATTACCAGCAACGGAACAAAGCCAAAATATGCCAAGCCTTGCACCAATGCTTGAAAAAGTGCTGCCTGCGGTTGTGAATATTCACGTATCGGGAACCCGTGTACAGAATCAACAAATCCCAGAAGAGCTAAAATTCTTCTTTGGTCCAAATATACCTTCTCAACAACAAAATGTGCGTCCATTTGAAGGTCTTGGCTCAGGCGTGATTATTGATGCGCAACAAGGCTATATTTTAACCAACAATCATGTCATTGATGGTGCGGATAAAATTCAAATTCAATTAAATGATGGTCGTGAAATTACCGTAAAACTGATTGGTAAAGATCCGCAAACCGATATTGCGTTACTGAAAATCTCGAATGAGAAAGATATCAAAAATTTAACTGCGGTTAATATGGCCGACTCTGACAAGTTACGTGTTGGTGATTTTGCGGTTGCGGTTGGTAATCCATTTGGATTAGGTCAAACCGCGACATCCGGCATTATTTCGGCTTTGGGTCGTAGCGGTTTAAACCTTGAAGGGTTAGAAAACTTTATTCAAACCGATGCATCTATCAACCGTGGTAACTCTGGTGGCGCGTTAGTGAACTTAAATGGTGAACTGATCGGTATCAATACCGCGATTTTAGCGCCTGGTGGTGGCAATATCGGTATCGGCTTTGCTATCCCAAGTAATATGGCAAAAAACCTGAGCGAGCAGCTAATTAAGCACGGCGAAGTTAAGCGTGGCATTTTAGGTATTAAAGGAACAGAGATGAGCTCTGATATCGCAAAAGCCTTTAATATTGATGCACAGCGTGGCGCGTTCGTCAGTGAAGTTCTGCCAAAATCTTCAGCGGCGAAAGCCGGTATTAAATCCGGTGATGTTTTAGTCTCTGTTGATGGCAAACGTATTAATAGCTTCGCGGAACTAAGAGCAAAAATCGGCACCAGCCAAATCGGCAAAGAAATCACAATTGGTCTCATCCGTTCAGGTAAGCCAATGGATGTGAAAGTGGTGCTTGAAAATGATGAAGGCTCAGCGACACGAGCAGAAAAATTAAGTGAGTCATTGTTAGGGGCAACCATCTCCAATGCTACTGTTAGTAATACACGAGGTGTTCAAGTCGATAGCGTCACCCCTAAATCCCCAGCGGCAGCTATTGGCTTAGTCAAAGGTGACTTAATTTTTGGTGTGAACGACCAACGTGTTGAAACTATTGAACAATTCCGTAAAATTATCGATGCTAAGCCCCCAGTGTTAGCAATGAAAGTATTACGTGGTGGCGAGACCTTATATTTATTAATGCGCAATTAA